In a single window of the Nodularia spumigena CCY9414 genome:
- the rimI gene encoding ribosomal protein S18-alanine N-acetyltransferase, with product MTSLDLKLKSLTSEDLSAILELDQACFGGLWTLEGYQRELDSPNSELLGLFCPLFPAKLLGMGCFWAILDEAHITILAIHPQYHRQGLGQVLLYFLLKAACDRGLERSTLEVRASNLAAISLYQKFGFKIAGRRKGYYQDNGEDALVLWLSDLQDDSRYQGSFQGEMNCQ from the coding sequence GTGACCTCATTAGACTTAAAACTTAAATCACTGACCTCAGAGGATCTGAGTGCAATTCTGGAATTAGATCAAGCCTGTTTTGGCGGTTTGTGGACTCTGGAGGGCTACCAAAGAGAGTTAGACAGTCCTAACAGTGAATTATTGGGTTTGTTTTGCCCGCTTTTTCCGGCAAAACTCCTAGGGATGGGTTGTTTTTGGGCAATTTTAGACGAAGCACACATTACAATTTTGGCGATTCATCCCCAATATCACCGTCAAGGCTTGGGACAGGTTTTACTATATTTTCTACTTAAGGCTGCTTGCGATCGCGGTTTAGAGCGATCTACCCTCGAAGTTCGCGCTTCTAATTTAGCAGCCATATCGTTATATCAAAAATTTGGCTTCAAAATAGCGGGACGGCGCAAGGGTTATTACCAAGATAATGGCGAGGATGCTTTGGTGCTGTGGCTTTCAGATTTGCAAGATGATTCTCGCTACCAAGGAAGCTTTCAGGGTGAGATGAATTGCCAATAA
- the cdaA gene encoding diadenylate cyclase CdaA encodes MRDSPKQWLTNLGWSQSLLLGTLDIVFVLALTYMILVIISERRTLWMVRGFIILMLASALSGRMGLPLLNFVLEKLVIGCAVAMAVALQSEFRLFLEQVGRGEFQQLFKPSSLTIPKSDSVIDEIVDAVKELSKNRIGALLILETTGPIHERDFSVPGVKLNADVSKELIQTIFQPKTLLHDGATLIRGSRIVSSGIILPLSGRTASRQLGTRHRAAMGITERVENCICVVVSEETGSISLAERGTLNRPLTIRTLKESLEARLSTTVDREAVAPSLLGLGRQMGRKAIGLVSRLLGLPSTASRNKK; translated from the coding sequence ATGAGAGATTCACCGAAGCAATGGCTGACAAACCTGGGATGGTCGCAGTCCTTGCTGCTTGGGACTCTGGATATCGTGTTCGTGTTAGCGCTCACCTATATGATCCTAGTTATTATTAGTGAGCGCCGAACACTTTGGATGGTGCGGGGTTTTATTATCTTGATGCTAGCCTCAGCACTCAGTGGCAGAATGGGTCTACCACTGCTAAATTTTGTTCTCGAAAAGTTGGTGATTGGCTGCGCTGTGGCGATGGCAGTTGCTCTCCAGTCAGAGTTTCGCCTATTTTTGGAACAAGTGGGACGTGGTGAATTCCAGCAGTTATTTAAACCATCCAGTTTAACAATCCCTAAGTCTGATAGTGTGATTGATGAAATTGTGGATGCAGTTAAAGAACTTTCCAAAAACAGAATCGGAGCTTTGCTGATTTTGGAAACAACTGGTCCGATTCACGAGCGGGATTTTTCTGTGCCGGGAGTTAAGCTGAATGCTGATGTTTCTAAGGAACTTATACAGACAATTTTTCAGCCAAAAACTTTACTGCACGATGGGGCAACCTTGATCCGTGGCTCGCGCATCGTGTCATCAGGTATAATTTTACCACTGTCGGGACGCACAGCCTCGCGCCAGCTGGGAACACGCCATCGGGCTGCAATGGGAATTACTGAGCGGGTCGAAAATTGTATCTGTGTCGTTGTATCAGAAGAAACGGGTTCTATTTCCTTAGCGGAACGAGGAACTCTCAATAGACCACTGACCATTAGGACACTCAAAGAGTCCTTAGAGGCTCGATTATCGACTACTGTAGATCGGGAAGCTGTTGCTCCTAGTCTGTTAGGTTTGGGTCGTCAGATGGGTCGTAAGGCAATAGGATTAGTTTCACGTTTACTCGGATTACCATCGACCGCTTCTCGCAATAAAAAATGA
- a CDS encoding isoprenyl transferase — translation MTAQQTELQNLPSDLKRELLPKHVAVIMDGNGRWAKRQGLPRIMGHKRGVDALKDLLRCCKDWGIQALTAYAFSTENWKRPQEEVDFLMTLFQRVLRQELREMVEENVQIQFVGNLDALPRSLQAEISRSMAETSHNRAIRFTVATNYGGRQEILQACRAIAQKVQQGVIQPDEIDEQLFERHLYTAGITDPDLLIRTSGEMRLSNFLLWQMAYGEIYITDALWPDFDRNEFHRALCAYQQRERRFGKV, via the coding sequence ATGACAGCACAACAAACTGAATTGCAAAATTTACCCTCTGACTTAAAACGAGAACTACTACCAAAGCACGTTGCTGTGATTATGGATGGTAATGGTCGATGGGCTAAACGTCAAGGGCTACCCAGAATTATGGGACATAAGCGAGGAGTGGATGCTCTCAAGGATTTGCTGCGCTGTTGCAAAGATTGGGGTATTCAGGCACTCACGGCTTATGCTTTTTCCACTGAGAACTGGAAAAGACCCCAGGAAGAGGTGGATTTTTTGATGACTTTGTTTCAAAGGGTTCTCCGCCAAGAACTGCGGGAGATGGTCGAGGAGAATGTGCAAATCCAGTTTGTGGGCAATTTGGATGCTCTACCGCGATCGCTACAAGCCGAAATTTCTCGTTCAATGGCAGAAACAAGCCATAATCGTGCCATTCGGTTTACGGTTGCTACTAATTATGGCGGACGGCAGGAAATTTTACAAGCTTGCCGGGCGATCGCTCAAAAAGTCCAGCAAGGTGTCATTCAACCGGATGAAATTGATGAACAGTTATTTGAGCGTCACCTGTACACAGCCGGAATTACTGACCCCGATTTATTAATCCGTACCAGTGGCGAAATGCGGCTTTCCAATTTCCTACTTTGGCAAATGGCTTATGGGGAAATTTATATTACTGATGCTCTTTGGCCAGATTTTGACCGTAACGAATTTCACCGCGCCTTGTGTGCCTACCAGCAACGAGAGCGCAGATTTGGTAAAGTCTAG
- a CDS encoding sulfate ABC transporter substrate-binding protein gives MWLDNCNRWQRTSLKSFISLFLVVVSLTSALALLAVGIAGCSPGNSGSASGRKELTLVSYAVTRAAYKNIIPLFAKHWREKTGQTVTFGQSYGSSGSQTRAVINGLEADIVALALSADTLQIQDAGLIKPGWEKKTPNGDGIVHRSVGVIVTREGNPKNIQSWDDLARDDVKVITANPKTSGGARWNYMALWGKVTETGGTEEQAKDFVTKVYGNVPVLPRDAREATDAFFVQKQGDALINYENEVILAKQQGQDLPYVVPDINISIDSPIAIVDSYVDKQGHREVAEAFVQFLFTPEAQREFAKVGFRSVIPEVVAEFSDTYPQISTLFTIEDFGGWNQVSPKFFADGAIFDDIQTNIARR, from the coding sequence ATGTGGCTGGATAATTGTAATCGATGGCAACGCACATCTTTAAAAAGCTTTATTTCGTTGTTTTTGGTAGTAGTGAGCTTGACTAGTGCGTTAGCTTTGCTCGCCGTAGGCATCGCTGGCTGCTCTCCTGGTAATAGTGGTAGCGCTTCCGGAAGAAAAGAACTCACCCTAGTGAGCTACGCCGTCACCCGCGCCGCATATAAAAATATTATTCCTCTATTTGCCAAACACTGGCGAGAAAAAACCGGACAGACCGTCACCTTTGGTCAAAGCTACGGCAGTTCAGGCTCCCAAACCCGTGCGGTGATTAACGGTTTAGAAGCCGACATAGTAGCCCTAGCCCTATCAGCAGACACCTTGCAAATTCAGGATGCTGGACTGATTAAACCAGGCTGGGAGAAAAAGACACCCAACGGCGACGGTATTGTTCACCGTTCAGTGGGCGTAATTGTTACCCGTGAAGGCAACCCCAAAAATATTCAAAGCTGGGATGATTTAGCCCGCGATGATGTCAAGGTAATCACCGCTAACCCCAAAACCTCTGGTGGCGCTCGTTGGAACTACATGGCATTGTGGGGGAAAGTTACCGAAACAGGCGGCACTGAAGAACAAGCCAAAGACTTTGTGACTAAAGTCTACGGCAACGTGCCAGTTTTACCAAGAGATGCCCGTGAAGCCACTGATGCATTCTTCGTCCAAAAACAGGGAGATGCCCTGATTAACTATGAAAACGAAGTCATCTTAGCTAAACAGCAAGGACAGGATTTACCTTACGTAGTCCCCGATATTAATATTTCTATTGATAGCCCCATTGCCATAGTAGATAGCTATGTTGATAAGCAAGGTCATCGCGAAGTAGCAGAAGCCTTTGTGCAGTTTCTCTTTACCCCCGAAGCCCAGCGAGAATTCGCCAAAGTGGGCTTTCGCTCTGTGATTCCGGAAGTAGTCGCGGAATTTTCCGATACTTATCCCCAAATCTCTACCCTGTTCACCATCGAAGACTTTGGCGGCTGGAATCAAGTCAGCCCCAAATTCTTTGCCGATGGCGCAATTTTTGACGATATCCAAACCAATATAGCCAGACGCTAG
- the lysA gene encoding diaminopimelate decarboxylase: MVSTHPTEVQHTGSQYLPQKRSQNANVSPNQELLPLTAKVNSQDILEIGGCDVTTLVEQFGSPLYILDEETLRLACQQYRDTFKQYYQGESQVLYASKAWNCLAICAIAASEGLGIDVVSGGELYTALNAGVTPDKLYLHGNNKSREELVLAIESGSTIVADNWQELRILVEMAEAAPGTSAIRIMLRLTPGIECHTHEYIRTGHLDSKFGFDPNDLDEVFTFVSKQPSLNCVGLHAHIGSQIFERQPHRDLAAVMVQWLQKAANYGLNVTELNVGGGLGIRYTESDDPPSIEEWVKAICEVVQSACTAANLPLPKLLCEPGRSLIATACITAYTMGSSKVVPDIRTYVTVDGGMSDNPRPITYQSVYRAVVANKVSAPLTQTVTIAGKHCESGDILIKNAQLPKTEPGDILVIMGTGAYNYSMASNYNRLPRPAAVVVANGEANLILRRESYQDLIRQDCLPDRLNVQQVIS; the protein is encoded by the coding sequence ATGGTATCGACTCACCCCACAGAGGTTCAACATACTGGTAGTCAGTATTTACCTCAAAAGCGCAGCCAAAACGCAAATGTTTCGCCCAATCAGGAACTTTTGCCTTTGACCGCCAAAGTTAATAGTCAAGACATCCTGGAAATTGGTGGGTGTGATGTCACAACCCTAGTGGAGCAGTTTGGTTCACCTTTGTATATTTTAGATGAAGAAACGCTGCGTTTAGCTTGTCAGCAATACCGGGACACATTTAAGCAATATTACCAGGGAGAATCTCAGGTATTATACGCCTCAAAAGCCTGGAATTGTTTAGCTATTTGCGCGATCGCCGCATCTGAAGGTTTAGGAATAGATGTAGTTTCAGGTGGCGAACTCTACACAGCCCTGAATGCTGGTGTTACTCCTGACAAACTCTACCTCCACGGTAATAATAAATCTCGTGAAGAACTGGTTTTAGCCATCGAATCTGGTTCTACCATTGTGGCGGATAACTGGCAAGAACTGCGTATTTTAGTGGAGATGGCAGAAGCAGCACCGGGTACATCTGCCATCCGCATCATGTTGCGGTTAACACCAGGGATTGAATGCCATACTCACGAATACATTCGCACCGGACATTTAGATAGTAAATTTGGTTTTGACCCCAATGATTTAGATGAAGTATTTACCTTTGTCAGTAAACAACCTTCCTTAAACTGCGTAGGGTTACACGCTCACATTGGTTCCCAAATTTTTGAACGCCAACCCCATCGCGATTTAGCAGCTGTCATGGTGCAGTGGTTACAGAAAGCGGCAAATTACGGGTTAAATGTCACAGAATTGAATGTTGGTGGTGGTTTAGGAATTAGATACACCGAATCTGATGATCCCCCCAGTATTGAAGAATGGGTTAAGGCCATTTGTGAAGTCGTTCAATCAGCTTGTACAGCCGCAAATCTACCTTTGCCGAAATTACTCTGTGAACCAGGGCGATCGCTCATTGCCACAGCCTGCATCACGGCCTATACTATGGGATCATCGAAAGTTGTACCCGACATTCGTACCTACGTGACAGTTGATGGCGGTATGTCTGATAATCCCCGACCAATTACTTACCAGTCAGTTTATCGCGCAGTAGTTGCCAACAAGGTGTCTGCTCCGCTCACCCAAACAGTGACAATTGCTGGTAAGCATTGTGAATCAGGGGATATTCTGATTAAAAATGCCCAACTGCCAAAAACTGAACCAGGGGACATTCTCGTAATTATGGGAACTGGTGCGTACAATTACAGTATGGCATCTAACTATAATCGCTTACCCCGTCCAGCAGCTGTTGTAGTAGCCAATGGCGAAGCAAATTTAATTTTGCGCCGCGAAAGTTATCAGGACTTGATTCGACAAGACTGTTTACCAGACAGACTAAACGTGCAACAAGTAATCAGTTAG